One stretch of Leishmania braziliensis MHOM/BR/75/M2904 complete genome, chromosome 16 DNA includes these proteins:
- a CDS encoding paraflagellar rod protein 2C produces the protein MGRRRTRTGGSRQIAGTQKRAFQETAALKDAKRRLKGRCEDDLHSLHDAIQKADLEDAEALKRYATQKEKSEQLMAENVERQSEAWRKIQELERALQRLGTERFEEVKRRIEENDREERRRVEYQQFLDVCGQHKKLLELSVYNCDLALRCTGMVEELVAESCSAIKSRHDKMGEELAELRLQVHQEYLEAFRRLYKTLGQLVYKKEKRLEEIDRQIRTTHIQLEFAIETFDPNAKKHSDTKKELYKLRAQVEEELEMLKDKMAQSLEMFGPTEDALHQAGIEFVHPAEEVEDGNLSRRSKIVEYRAHLAKQEEVKIAAEREELKRAKVLQSQQYRGKTVHQITE, from the coding sequence ATGGGCAGACGGAGGACGAGAACAGGGGGTTCGAGGCAGATCGCGGGCACACAGAAGCGCGCGTTCCAGGAGACTGCGGCGCTGAAGGACGCGAAGCGGCGGCTGAAGGGGCGGTGTGAGGACGATCTGCACAGCCTGCACGATGCAATCCAGAAGGCAGACCTTGAGGAcgcggaggcgctgaagCGTTACGCTacgcagaaagagaagagcgagcaGCTGATGGCGGAGAACGTGGAGCGGCAGAGCGAGGCGTGGCGCAAGATCCAGGAGCTggagcgcgcgctgcagcggctggggACGGAGCGCTTcgaggaggtgaagcggcGGATCGAGGAGAACGACCGCGAGGAGCGGCGCCGTGTGGAGTACCAGCAGTTCCTGGACGTGTGCGGGCAGCACaagaagctgctggagctgtcCGTGTACAACTGCGACCttgcgctgcggtgcaccggcatggtggaggagctggtaGCGGAGAGCTGCAGTGCGATCAAGTCGCGGCACGACAAGATGGGCGAGGAGCTcgcggagctgcggctgcaggtgCACCAGGAGTACCTGGAGGCGTTCCGGCGGCTGTACAAGACGCTCGGGCAGCTTGTGTacaagaaggagaagcggctGGAGGAGATCGACCGCCAGATCCGGACGACGCACATCCAGCTGGAGTTTGCGATCGAGACGTTCGACCCGAACGCGAAGAAGCACTCGGACACGAAGAAGGAGCTGTACAagctgcgtgcgcaggtggaggaggagctggagatgCTGAAGGACAAGATGGCGCAGTCGCTGGAGATGTTCGGGCCGACGGAGgacgcgctgcaccaggcAGGCATCGAGTTCGTGCACCccgcggaggaggtggaggacggCAACCTGAGCCGTCGCAGCAAGATCGTGGAGTACCGCGCGCACCTTGCGAAGCAGGAGGAAGTGAAGATCGCTGCAGAgcgcgaggagctgaagcgcgcgaaggtgctgcagagccAGCAGTACCGCGGCAAGACGGTGCACCAGATCACCGAGTag